CCTCTTCTTTAATCTCAGGGCTAAAATCCATATTAGAAGCATGCTCAAACGCACTTACAGCAAACTTTTCGTTACCCTCGTCTACATAAAGCTGTCCCAGGTAATAAGACGAAAACTGCCCGATACTATCATTTCTGGAAGCAATCTGTTTAAAGTTGTCAATAGCAGGTTGCGACTTACCAGTTTTATACTGCGCAAAAGCCAGACGGTACATCATAGAGGCTTCGGGTCTTCTGAGGCTGGCATACTCGCTTAAAAAAGGCTCTGCTCTGGTATAGTTGCCTTGCATAAAATAGGCTTCTCCCGCCAGTAGCATAATATCCGGCAAGTTTTTTACCTGGCCATTATTGCTGTCTAAAATACCTTGCGCGTACTGTTGTAGTTTAGCGTAATCTCCCTGCTTGTAATAAATATTTGCGATAAGGTAAGGTACCACCTGAGCATAAGACTCTTCTTTCTCTGCCTTTTGTAAATCGCTTAGTGCCGCACTAAAATCACTCTGCTGATAAGCAATATATCCAGAATAGTAGTTGGCCGCACTGGTAAAAGGGCTATCAGAAGCTTTTACCTGATCAAAGTAGGGCTTGGCTTCGTAAAAATTCTGTTGGGTAAAATAGGCATACGCCAATTTAAAGTTGCGGGTATTTTTTTCTTCCTGTGTTAGATTTCTGGTATCTGTTTTTTCAAAGTATGCAATGGCCTTATCGTAGTTTTCATCTTTGAAGTAGAAGTTGCCTAGCTCGTAATTTGCTCTAATAGCTTTAGGATGGCTACTGTGTTTGTTAACGAACTCTGCCAGACGAGCCTCACCATCTGCATTGTATAACCTGAGGGCCGCATATGCTACATAGTACTCGGCTTCTACTGCACGTTCACTATTTTGATCTTCTTCCAGATACTCTTCAAAAGCCTCACGGGCAGCGCTATACTTTTGCTTGTCTAACAAGTCCATCCCTTTCTGGTAGTGAGATAAAGGTTCTACATTAGACAAATATTGCTGTGCGTAGAGCGAAGTAGAAAAAATAAGGCTTAATACAAAAAATAAAATAAACTGCTTTTTCACTTTTACAGGCATATAGAGGGTTGCGGTAAATTTGTTTTTAAAACGACCTTATGGTCTAAAAATTTCTTTAGCTACTAGCTAATGCATTAACCTAAAGACTAGCTCTTTTAAAATTTGAGCATCTGAGCCATTAATATTGTCAATTCCTTTCGCATACTGATCAGCCATTCGCAAATGGTGAATGTTGGCAATTACTTTAGGCAGGGGGTAGTTAACAGCTGCAATTTTATACTCTTTAGCGAAAAAAGGGTTTACTTTAAGTACCCCTGCCAGTGCACGCTCTGACTTGTCTGCTGACTGATGCACCAGAAGCAACTTACTAAAAAAAGTAAAAAGTAGCGCTATAATCGGGATGATAGGGTTAGCCTTTTGGTTAGCTTCAAAATAATGTATGATGCGATTGGCTTTAAGCACATCATGTACTGCCAGCGCCTTCTGCAACTCAAACACATTGTATTCTTTGCTAATGCCGATATACTTCTGTATTACTGCCGGACTAATTACTCCATCTTCATCCCCTTTACTAAAGTTAATCAGTACCTTTTCTATCTCATTGGTTAAGCGTTTCAGGTTATTACCAATATAATCGGCCAACATTTGTACAGCCTTGTCTTCTATATCATACCCCTTTTGCCTTACATAATTGGCAATCCAGTCAGGTAGCTGGTTATCGTACATTTTTTTAGCTTCTACCAAAATTGCCAGCTTGTCTAGCAACTTGGTTAAGGGCTTACGACCATCCAGGCTTTTATACTTGTAGCAAAACACCAATATGGTAGAAGGCATTGGATTTTTAACGTAGGCCTCCATCAGCTGCTGCCCACTTTTATTGTTAAAGTCCTGAATTTCCTGAGCTTCACGTACGATAACAACCTGACGCTCGGACATCATAGGAAAGCGCTTGGCATTATTGAGCACAGCACTAACATCCACATCCTTACCATACATCACCATCTGATTAAAGCCTCGCTCTGATTCGTTCAGTACATTTTCCTCAACATAATCAGCGATCAGGTCTATGTAGTATGGTTCATCTCCCTGCAAAAAATACAGGGGCGCATATCTTTTTTCTTTTAAAGATTTGAGTACAACTTCAGGCGACTGGGGCATCGTAAAATCTTCTGTTTAGTTCTCTGTAACCTTAGTAAATGCTTAAATAATAGAATGTAATAATTCCAGAGCACGGGGCACATTCATTTCTGTCATCCACTCTTCTTTAGCAATAAGCACCGGAGCTTTTTTACATTTACCTGTGCATTTAGTACCAATCAACTTTACAGCTTTCTGCTGCTTCGTTTTTTTAAGTTCACTTTTTATCGCTTTCTGAATGTCTTTACAACCATTTTTTTTGCAGTCTTTGCCGTTACAGACAAATATAAACTGCTGATTTAAGTCTTTTTCTCTGCTCATTTTCAATATTTTCCCACCATAACATCAGGAGACCGCAACTAATTGCATTAAGATCCCACAAAGCCATGCGCCGTAAGTTCCTACAAAGTAACCCAAGACCGCCAATAGCACCCCTACCGGTGCCAGAGATGGACTAAATGCAGAGGCTACAACAGGTGCAGAAGCGGCACCTCCCACGTTGGCCTGGCTGCCCACTGCTACAAAAAAGAAAGGCGCTTTGATCAGCTTGGCAACTAACAGCAGGACTATAATGTGTATCATAATCCAAATCCCCCCTACCATAAACAGACCGGGGTTGCTTACTACTGTAGTTATATCCATTTGCATACCTATGCTGGCAATCAACACATACAAAAATACAGTAGCAAAGCGAGAAGAGCCTACCCCTTCTAATTTCCGCACCTTCGTAAATGATAAGATTAAGCCAGCAGTAGTAGCAATAACCACAATCCAGAAGAAGCCTGAGGTAAGGCTAAATTTATTTAGCCCTGGATAGTTGGCTTCCAGGAAGGGAGCAATAAGGTCAGAGGCAAAATGAGCAAAGCCAGTTATGCCAAAGGCTATTGCCAGTATAGTCATGGTATCCTGGGTTTTAGGGATTCTGGCAATACCTGCTACATACTCCTCTACCTGTTTCTTCACACTTTTAATGGCAGAAGAGTCCGCTTTGAAAAACTCGTCAATTTTTTCTGATCGTCCACTCCCATATAAAAGTACTGCAAGCCACAAGTTAGCTACAATAATGTCTACCGCTAATACTGCAGAGAACAGGTCGGTACTGGCACCAAATACTTCCAGCATAGCGGTTTGGTTAGCCCCCCCTCCTATCCAGCTACCGGCAATTGTGGTTAATCCACGCCAAACCGCATCGGGTCCGGCGCCTCCTACTGTTTCGGGAGAGAAGGTGGATACGATCATTATAGCAATGGGCCCTCCGATAATAATACCAATGGTACCCGCAAAAAACATGATGACAGCCTTAAAGCCTAGTTGAGAAATAGCCTTAATGTCAATGCCTATAGTAAAGAGCACTAAACTCGCCGGAAGCAAATAACGGGATGAAACAAAGTATAGACTTGACTCTTCTCCTGAAATAATATTAAAAGAATTAAGTACTGCTGGTATAAAATAACAGAGTAATACAGAAGGAACGTAAGTATAAAATTTTTGCCAGAAAGGGTTTTGGCTGGAGGAAGTACGAAAAACCACTGCCAATATGATAAAAAGAATACCTAAAACTACTGCATCGTTGCTAAAAAGAGGGCTTTCTTCTGCTATCTGTTCCATATTTAATCACTTATGATTCTTCAAAACTAAGCTTTTCGGCTAGAGTAACGAAAAATTTAAATTGATTTTGTTTTTCTTCAATTCGGGGCAGAATAATTCATTCGTAAGTTCAGCGTAGAAGTCAAAATTTTAGCTTGATATTCTTTTTTAGCTTTGCTTTTGATAAAGTACGCAGAGAGGAAGCCACAATGAGAAAAACTGCAATTATATTATTTCTACTAATTTTTAGTATCTGTTCCGCAGAGGCTCAGCGCATGCCTTTCTTTACCCATTATTATAATAACCCCTACCTTTATAATCCCGCTTACGCAGGTTACGACAAACATTCTGTATTTTATCTGACTCACCGCCAGCAATGGTTTGGAGTAGAAGGAGCTCCTATGAGTACTCAGCTCAGTTTTCATACGCCGATGGGCAACGCCAACCCTCTATTCTTTGGAGCAGATGTCGTAGATGATCGCTTAGGCGCACTTAAGCATAATGCTGTGAAGGCCTCACTTGCCTATATGCTGCCGCTCTCATCTGAGTATGAGCACTATATTAAAACTGCTTTTTCTTTTGGTCTGGGAATGCACAGCTATGACCTGTCTAGTATGGACATTGGCGATGATCAGGTTTTGCAGGCTGCCTTATCTAATCGGTCATACCTGGATGGCCGATTCGGCTTTCGTTACCACAATCGTGGATTTAACCTGAGTGTAGCATTGCCTCATCTTTTTACTCCTCCACCAGTATTGGTTGAAGGATTTGGAGATATTGCCTTTGATCAGTTTAGCCGGATGATATTTAGTACTCATTACCGTTTTAATTTTAATGAAGAAGGTAGTGTAGCTTTTGAACCTACAGTGCTATACCACTACTCACAGGTGGAGCAGAGTCAACTGGAAGCTCTGGGCATATTGTATTTCAAAGAGTCTTTTTGGGCTGGTGGTGGATATCAGCAGCAAAGCGGCATTAGTGGTACAGCTGGCTTCAGAGTAAAGAACCTGAAGTTTAGCTATGCCTACAGTACCGGAGGTAGTGAAGTATCCGCGTATGGCATGGGTACTCACGAAGCGCAGTTAGGTATTATTATAGGTAAGAAAAAAGAAGTACTGAAAAGAAAGCCCAGACTCTCTACACAAAACACTATTGACGACATACCCGATGAAGCGCTGCTTGAAAAGCACGAGAAAAGCAGAAAAAAATCTGAACGCAAAAAGAAGAGAGAGAAAAGCGTACCTGACAGAAAAAAGGTAAACCCTGCTCCGAGTGTTATTTTAGTAGAGCCGACAGAAAATAAGGGTACTACTGAGCAAGAACAGCCAAATAATGATAGCTCGCAAAGCCAGAATACCAGCGAAATGGTGCTTACAAACGCACCTTCAACAAAGAGCAGTACAGAGGATACTCAAGCTACTAAAAATGCTATACCTGTAACGAAGCAGCAGCAAACTTCAAGAGACTATTCTGACCTTAATTTTGATTCTTTTGAAAATGAGTCGGGAGTTATACAGTTGGGTGAAGATGGAGACGCAAGTCCTTCTTCCGCGTCTCAACAGCAGCAAGCTAAACAGCTAAATGAACAGCAGCCCAAAAGGACCGAGGACATACCGCAAAACAAGTCCTCTGAAACTAAAGAAATCTCTTGGGACAGTCCTGCTAATAATAAGACATCCGCTGAAGAAAAAGAAGCGCATCCACTGGCTTTAAAAGGTGGTTTCTATATCATCGCAGGCACTTTTTCTACAGAAGCCAATGCCCAAAAGCTTGTTGATCAGTTAAGCCAGCAGGGATTTTTCCCAGAAATAGGATACCATACAGAAAAGCAGTATTTCTATGTGCATGTATTTCAGGGTGGAACTAAAGATAAGGCTTTACAGGAGCTTGACAGGCTAAAGCAAAATGCCACATTCCAAAAGTCATGGATATTAACGGTTGAATAAGAAGGTTTGCTAAGCTACTAGTTCTTTAATGTAGGACTTTCTAATAGCTCATAAAAAAACTTCTCGTAGTTGTCTATAGTCTTATCTAAAGAGAACTTCTCAAATGCAGTTACTTTGCCATTTTTAATAAAGCTTTGTCTTACCTCATCATCAAACAATACTGTTTTTATTTTTTTAGAAAGATCTGGGATATTATTGTTTTCAAACAAAAGTCCGTTGATTCCATCGTCTACTACATCAACGATACCTCCAGAACGTGTTGCAACCACCGGAGTCCCCATAGCCATGGCTTCTACCAGCACTAAACCAAACCCATCCATAGTTGAAGGAAGTACGTTTACATTTAAAAGTTTATAAAGGTGTAGCGTATCTCTATGTGAAAGTTTACCTGCATAAATAACTTTCTGTTTTACTTTGTAACGCTTAATGTAATGATCTAAACTTCCTTCAGGAATACCAGCAAAAACAACCTTAATGTTTTCATCTAAATGCGGTAGAGCTTTAACTAACTGATCCTGCTCTTTCATACGTGCGACACAACCAATCACAGTATCATTAGAACTCAAAGCTAGCTCATTCCTGAGCTCCTGTACTCTTTGCTCGTCTATGTTCTGGTATTGTTCAGCAGGGGTTCCATTATAAATTACATGTAAATGTTCTGCTGGAAAACCTTTTTGAATAAAGATATTTTTTAATTCGTCACTTACCACTACTATTTTATCCGTCCCTTTAATGTAAAAGCTATTTTGCAACCACCCTCCAATGCTCTCTGGCCTCTGTCTTCTGGTATGCACAAGCTTAACGTCGAGTTTATATTTCCATTTTGCAAAAATGGCCAGGTACCTATCTTTACTTGATTGAGCGTTAATCACCTCAATTTTCTCAGCCTCTACGAGTTCTTTAATCGCTTTTACTGTTTGCATGTCTAGCTTAGACTTAAACCTCATGGGTACCAGATGCACTGCAGTATTTTTTAACTTTTCAAAGAGACGCGTATCTTTTTTACCAGCCAAATATACCTGATGTCCTCTATTCGCCAATCCTTCTGCTAAAAACGCAATAGAGTGGGTGGAGCCTGCCAGCCCTCCCTGATAAGTAGTAAGTAGTATTCTCATTAACTAATCACAAATATTAAGTATTTAAAGACATTATCACACATTAATGAGCAATATAATATGAATTAATGAAAATACTTAAAGGTACAAACACTCTATTATAAGAGTGTGGTTATCAGGGCATTATAAAAATTCGTTTTGAATCATATAAAACGAAACTGATAGAAACTTAGCCCGTTGATAAGAAAACTACTTATATGGGTACCGTTAACTTCAGAGCTGAAGTTTACTTCAAACAGGTACCTACACAAAAAAGGAAAGAGGACATAGGAGTGAAATTGTGATACTTAAATTCTCCACTCTCCTATCTCTATGCTTATGAATATTCTAATTACTTCTCAAAAGGCTGGCATGGCTGGCTCTACATACTCTACTACTTATCTGGCTAAAGGGCTTAGCGAAAGAGGACATAAAGTTTATTTAGCCTGCCCGGATAACTCTCTAATGCAGAAAATGCTAAAGGGTTCGTCAGTATCGCATATTCCTATGAATATTCGCCATAAACTGGATAGAAAAAACATCAAGCAGATTGCAAATATTGTTACAGAATACAATATTGATTTGATTGATGGGCAATCCAGTAAAGATCGGTACACTACTATTCTAGCAAAATGGTGGTATCGCTTACCAGTCAAATTAGTTCATACACGCCGCCAATTGGCTCTTAGCATGGGGATACTAGGTCAGAGTTGGTTCTACGAAAAAGGGACAGATAGAGTGATAGCTGTAAGTAAAGGAGTAAAGCAGTCACTGGTAAAGATTGGAATAAGTCCTGAACACATAGAAGTAATCTACAATGGTACACCTGCTGAAAAATATGAAGCTGTAGCTCCCGAAAAAGTAAACCTACTTAAACAACAGTTTGATATAAAAGAAGGAGAATTTGTGATTGGTTGCGTAGCACGTTTAAAAGAACAGGACCAACTGCTTGAAGCTCTTCATTTACTGGATAAGCCCGTCAAAGTTATTTTTGTAGGTATAGAACCACAGGAAAAGTATAAAAACATAATAGAGAACTATCGTCTGCCACATAGCATACACTTTGCCGGAGCAGTTTCTAATTCTGAGGTGCTAAATTACTACCCTCTTTTTAATGTTAAAGTTCTACCTTCTACCATTGAAGGCTTATCTCAATCTTTGCTTGAAGCCATGGCTTTGAAAGTGCCAGTAGTGGCAACTGATTTGGGAGGCAACAACGAACTCATTGAAGAAGGGAAAAATGGGTTTTTATTTCAGCACAAGAACACTAGACAATTGGCCGAGATTCTGCAGAAACTTATAAATTCTCCTCAGCTTGGTGTTCAACTAGGTAGTTTTGGACAAAATACTGCACTAAATACCTTTTCAATTCATAATACTGTCGTTAAGCACGAAGCTATGTTTGAAAGGTTGCTATCAAATTAGTGGTACTCTGGCACCTTCCAGGAGTTAAAAACAAGTTTGGTATTATTTTCCTTGGTTCTTACTAAGTTGCTCGCCCATAGCTGCGGACTCAAATAAGTTTCATAATAAGTGATTACCTCTTTCCTCATATTTTCTATTAGTGAGAGGGGCATACTAAATACGCCTTCCAGCTTTAGAAGCAAATCTTCTTTACTTTTAAAGCTAATACAGTTTATTCCATCTTTTAAAGCAGGGTGAAAGTACTCACTATATTCTAATATGGGTATACAACCTACTGCCATAGCTTCTACCGCATTATGGCACATGGGCATATCTGTTCCTGGTGCAGCCAGAAAAAAATCAAAAGCACTCAGTGTACTTAACCAGTTTTCAAAGGGGATACTTATCTTTCCCGTGTCTACCAAAGTAAATTTACTGCGCTGCTCCTGTTCATCTAGCTCACTTACTAAGTTTATTTTTCTAAGCCTATCCTGAGGAAGTTTATCTCTTACATAATCAACCAAAGAGAAGCGAGCTTCTTTTTGATATAACTTTTGTACGTTTCCTCCACTATATGACTTTGGATTTAAATTTCCTGCAAATAGTACCCTCCCACTTCTCTCATTTTTCCTCAGCTCAGCTAAACGCTTATCAATGCCGCTCTCATAAATTTTGGGATGCATCATATAAGGTATGGGCTGTAAAGTGGTAGAAAAGCTCAGCGAAGCTTTAGGTGCAGCCTCTTTAATGAGAAACACTTGATCGTACTCAGGAAAGTATACGGAATCTTTAGGAATCTGAAAATGATCAGAAATTTTAAAATTATAATTGAGAAGTAGCTTCTTATACTTGTCCAAACGAGCCAAAAAACCATACTCCGGGTAAAAAACTATTTGATAGTCTGCATTAGCAAAAGCTTTCACAAACAGATATACGTAACGTCCCATATCACCATGCCAGTACTCTCCGTAAGGGCGGAAAACTAAAACACCATTAGTTTTTTCAGGCCTAAAATCAAGCTTTCTTTTGCTTAACAGTTCTTTATAAGCTCTTCTTGCAGAAGGGTTAATATAGCTTAAATAGCGTTTTAGCTGTTTTTCAATTTGCTTTAACTTCATGCTTCAAAAATATAGCAATTTTGCACCATGCCATACTCTTACTCAAATCTTATCGCTGAGATAAACATTTACAGATAGACTCTGTTGCCGGGCTAAGTGTGTTAATATGTTGTGCTTCAGCCCGGGAATGTCGTAATTTGCCCCAAATTTAGATACAAAAGTATGCACGTAGCAGTAATAATTACCACCTACAACCAACCTGAGTGGCTGGATAAAGTACTTTATGGGTATTTGCTTCAGACTTATCAGAACTTTCAGTTAGTTATTGCCGATGATGGTTCCGGTGAAGAGACCAAGGCTGTTATAGAAGAATACCAAACCAAATTTGGAGAAGATCGCCTCATTCATGTATGGCAAGCAGACGAAGGCTTTCAGAAATCACGTATCATGAACAAAGCTATTCAGGCTACAGATGCGG
This window of the Porifericola rhodea genome carries:
- a CDS encoding glycosyltransferase family 4 protein, giving the protein MRILLTTYQGGLAGSTHSIAFLAEGLANRGHQVYLAGKKDTRLFEKLKNTAVHLVPMRFKSKLDMQTVKAIKELVEAEKIEVINAQSSKDRYLAIFAKWKYKLDVKLVHTRRQRPESIGGWLQNSFYIKGTDKIVVVSDELKNIFIQKGFPAEHLHVIYNGTPAEQYQNIDEQRVQELRNELALSSNDTVIGCVARMKEQDQLVKALPHLDENIKVVFAGIPEGSLDHYIKRYKVKQKVIYAGKLSHRDTLHLYKLLNVNVLPSTMDGFGLVLVEAMAMGTPVVATRSGGIVDVVDDGINGLLFENNNIPDLSKKIKTVLFDDEVRQSFIKNGKVTAFEKFSLDKTIDNYEKFFYELLESPTLKN
- a CDS encoding glycosyltransferase family 4 protein translates to MNILITSQKAGMAGSTYSTTYLAKGLSERGHKVYLACPDNSLMQKMLKGSSVSHIPMNIRHKLDRKNIKQIANIVTEYNIDLIDGQSSKDRYTTILAKWWYRLPVKLVHTRRQLALSMGILGQSWFYEKGTDRVIAVSKGVKQSLVKIGISPEHIEVIYNGTPAEKYEAVAPEKVNLLKQQFDIKEGEFVIGCVARLKEQDQLLEALHLLDKPVKVIFVGIEPQEKYKNIIENYRLPHSIHFAGAVSNSEVLNYYPLFNVKVLPSTIEGLSQSLLEAMALKVPVVATDLGGNNELIEEGKNGFLFQHKNTRQLAEILQKLINSPQLGVQLGSFGQNTALNTFSIHNTVVKHEAMFERLLSN
- the holA gene encoding DNA polymerase III subunit delta codes for the protein MPQSPEVVLKSLKEKRYAPLYFLQGDEPYYIDLIADYVEENVLNESERGFNQMVMYGKDVDVSAVLNNAKRFPMMSERQVVIVREAQEIQDFNNKSGQQLMEAYVKNPMPSTILVFCYKYKSLDGRKPLTKLLDKLAILVEAKKMYDNQLPDWIANYVRQKGYDIEDKAVQMLADYIGNNLKRLTNEIEKVLINFSKGDEDGVISPAVIQKYIGISKEYNVFELQKALAVHDVLKANRIIHYFEANQKANPIIPIIALLFTFFSKLLLVHQSADKSERALAGVLKVNPFFAKEYKIAAVNYPLPKVIANIHHLRMADQYAKGIDNINGSDAQILKELVFRLMH
- a CDS encoding DUF819 family protein encodes the protein MAEESPLFSNDAVVLGILFIILAVVFRTSSSQNPFWQKFYTYVPSVLLCYFIPAVLNSFNIISGEESSLYFVSSRYLLPASLVLFTIGIDIKAISQLGFKAVIMFFAGTIGIIIGGPIAIMIVSTFSPETVGGAGPDAVWRGLTTIAGSWIGGGANQTAMLEVFGASTDLFSAVLAVDIIVANLWLAVLLYGSGRSEKIDEFFKADSSAIKSVKKQVEEYVAGIARIPKTQDTMTILAIAFGITGFAHFASDLIAPFLEANYPGLNKFSLTSGFFWIVVIATTAGLILSFTKVRKLEGVGSSRFATVFLYVLIASIGMQMDITTVVSNPGLFMVGGIWIMIHIIVLLLVAKLIKAPFFFVAVGSQANVGGAASAPVVASAFSPSLAPVGVLLAVLGYFVGTYGAWLCGILMQLVAVS
- a CDS encoding PorP/SprF family type IX secretion system membrane protein; the encoded protein is MRKTAIILFLLIFSICSAEAQRMPFFTHYYNNPYLYNPAYAGYDKHSVFYLTHRQQWFGVEGAPMSTQLSFHTPMGNANPLFFGADVVDDRLGALKHNAVKASLAYMLPLSSEYEHYIKTAFSFGLGMHSYDLSSMDIGDDQVLQAALSNRSYLDGRFGFRYHNRGFNLSVALPHLFTPPPVLVEGFGDIAFDQFSRMIFSTHYRFNFNEEGSVAFEPTVLYHYSQVEQSQLEALGILYFKESFWAGGGYQQQSGISGTAGFRVKNLKFSYAYSTGGSEVSAYGMGTHEAQLGIIIGKKKEVLKRKPRLSTQNTIDDIPDEALLEKHEKSRKKSERKKKREKSVPDRKKVNPAPSVILVEPTENKGTTEQEQPNNDSSQSQNTSEMVLTNAPSTKSSTEDTQATKNAIPVTKQQQTSRDYSDLNFDSFENESGVIQLGEDGDASPSSASQQQQAKQLNEQQPKRTEDIPQNKSSETKEISWDSPANNKTSAEEKEAHPLALKGGFYIIAGTFSTEANAQKLVDQLSQQGFFPEIGYHTEKQYFYVHVFQGGTKDKALQELDRLKQNATFQKSWILTVE
- a CDS encoding (2Fe-2S) ferredoxin domain-containing protein, which produces MSREKDLNQQFIFVCNGKDCKKNGCKDIQKAIKSELKKTKQQKAVKLIGTKCTGKCKKAPVLIAKEEWMTEMNVPRALELLHSII